In Aegilops tauschii subsp. strangulata cultivar AL8/78 chromosome 3, Aet v6.0, whole genome shotgun sequence, one genomic interval encodes:
- the LOC109785808 gene encoding neutral ceramidase — translation MEASSCLLYQVRGFGSFRIWLCLLLLLVLQNCSPVLSDSPYLVGMGSYDITGPAADVNMMGYANTEQIASGIHFRLKSRAFIVAEPNGKRVVFVNLDACMASQLVNIKVLERLKARYGDLYNENNVAISGIHTHAGPGGYLQYVVYIVTSLGFVRQSFDVIVDGIEKSIVEAHNNLHPGKIYVNKGDLLDAGVNRSPSAYLNNPAEERSKYKYNVDKEMTLVKFVDDESGPVGSFNWFATHGTSMSRTNSLISGDNKGAAARFMEDWAEKNGLPKQTGVASSDDLGFLHMTSVLPRRVSTIIPEPDEITDDLMQLASSYEASGGRRLAGSNITRRIRSSQENNAKFVSAFCQSNCGDVSPNVLGTFCIDTHLPCDFNHSTCNGKNELCYGRGPGYPDGFESTRIIGNRQFLKAVDLFNSASEEIQGKIDYRHTYLDFSQLKVSVSTSTGGPQVVKTCPAAMGFAFAAGTTDGPGAFDFKQGDDKGNPFWRLVRNLLKTPGKEQVECQAPKPILLDTGEMKEPYDWAPAILPIQIIRIGQLVILCVPGEFTTMAGRRLRDAVKNVLISGSNGDFGTNIHVVLAGLTNTYSQYVTTFEEYQIQRYEGASTLYGPHTLSAYIQEFQKLATAMVENKEVPTNIQPPDMLEKQIGLLPGVMYDSTPPGVHFGDVSSDVAANSNFRKGTTVNATFYSACPRNDLLTEGTFALVEKLNGNDWIPIYDDDDWSLQFKWSRPSKFSPRSFATLEWTIPEDAASGVYRLRHSGASKPLIGSIKHFTGTSRAFAVR, via the exons ATGGAGGCATCATCTTGCTTGCTCTATCAAGTCCGTGGTTTTGGTTCGTTCAGGATATGGCTATGTCTTCTTTTACTTCTCGTCCTTCAGAATTGCAGCCCGGTGCTCTCCGACTCTCCATATTTGGTCGGCATGGGGAGCTATGACATAACAGGGCCCGCAGCAGATGTTAACATGATGGGATATGCAAATACTGAGCAGATTGCATCAGGGATTCACTTCAGGCTAAAGTCACGCGCGTTTATTGTTGCTGAGCCTAATGGAAAGCGTGTTGTCTTTGTGAATCTGGATGCTTGCATGGCATCACAGCTTGTGAATATAAAGGTGCTCGAAAGGCTAAAAGCAAG GTATGGTGATCTTTATAATGAGAATAACGTGGCTATCAGTGGGATCCATACCCATGCTGGGCCTGGAGGTTATCTGCAGTATGTAGTCTATATTGTCACTTCTCTTGGGTTTGTTCGTCAGTCATTTGATGTAATTGTCGATGGGATTGAGAAAAGCATTGTTGAAGCTCATAACAACCTCCATCCTGGGAAGATCTATGTGAATAAAG GTGACCTTCTTGATGCTGGTGTGAATCGCAGCCCGAGCGCATACCTGAATAACCCTGCTGAAGAGAGAAGCAAATACAAATACAATGTTGATAAAGAAATGACCCTTGTTAAGTTTGTAGATGATGAATCGGGTCCAGTTGGAAGTTTTAATTGGTTTGCGACTCACGGAACATCAATGAGTCGCACAAATTCTTTGATAAGTGGTGATAACAAAGGAGCAGCTGCACGTTTCATGGAAGACTGGGCTGAAAAGAATGGCCTTCCAAAGCAGACAGGTGTTGCAAGTTCTGAtgatcttggatttttgcacatgACATCTGTACTTCCGAGAAGAGTCTCTACAATAATACCAGAACCGGATGAGATAA CTGACGACTTAATGCAATTGGCATCATCCTACGAGGCATCGGGTGGAAGACGGTTGGCAGGTTCAAATATCACTAGACGCATTAGAAGTTCTCAAGAAAACAATGCGAAATTTGTTTCCGCGTTTTGCCAGTCAAACTGTGGAGATGTTAGTCCAAATGTCCTGGGGACGTTTTGCATAGATACCCATCTTCCTTGTGACTTCAATCACAGCACATGTAATGGGAAGAACGAACTTTGCTATGGACGAGGCCCAGG ATATCCTGATGGGTTTGAAAGTACCCGCATAATTGGGAATAGGCAATTTCTGAAGGCTGTAGATCTCTTTAATTCAGCTTCTGAAGAAATACAAGGAAAAATTGACTATCGACACACCTACTTAGATTTCTCTCAACTCAAAGTTAGTGTTTCTACAAGTACGGGCGGTCCGCAGGTGGTGAAAACATGCCCAGCAGCCATGGGATTTGCATTTGCTGCTGGAACCACAGATGGCCCTGGAGCTTTTGATTTCAAACAAGGAGATGACAAG GGAAACCCTTTCTGGAGATTAGTGAGGAACTTGCTAAAGACACCAGGGAAAGAGCAAGTTGAGTGCCAAGCTCCAAAACCAATATTGCTGGACACTGGTGAAATGAAGGAACCATATGATTGGGCG CCTGCGATACTTCCCATCCAGATCATAAGAATTGGTCAGCTGGTTATCTTGTGTGTTCCTGGAG AATTCACGACAATGGCCGGCAGGCGGCTACGCGATGCTGTAAAAAATGTACTGATAAGTGGCAGCAATGGTGATTTTGGTACAAATATTCATGTTGTTCTTGCGGGGCTGACAAACACATATTCTCAGTATGTCACAACATTTGAAGAATACCAGATCCAAAGATACGAG GGTGCATCAACATTGTACGGTCCCCACACCTTGAGTGCATACATTCAAGAGTTTCAGAAACTTGCCACAGCTATGGTTGAAAACAAAGAGGTCCCCACAAACATCCAACCTCCTGATATGTTGGAGAAGCAAATTGGACTATTGCCAGGTGTTATGTATGACTCTACTCCTCCTGGTGTTCACTTTGGGGATGTTAGCTCGGACGTTGCAGCAAACTCAAACTTCAGGAAGGGCACTACTGTGAATGCTACATTCTATTCAGCCTGTCCAAGGAATGACCTTCTAACTGAGGGCACCTTCGCACTTGTTGAGAAGCTAAATGGTAACGACTGGATTCCTatctatgatgatgatgattggTCATTGCAATTCAAGTGGTCTAGGCCTTCAAAATTCAGTCCAAGAAGTTTCGCAACGCTGGAGTGGACCATTCCTGAGGATGCTGCCTCTGGTGTTTATAGGTTGAGGCATTCTGGTGCCTCTAAGCCATTGATAGGGTCAATCAAGCATTTTACAGGTACTTCTCGGGCATTTGCAGTGCGTTAA